The following proteins are encoded in a genomic region of Paenibacillus sp. FSL H3-0469:
- a CDS encoding YafY family protein has translation MRLHRLIAILLLLESRGKMKAKELAEALETSVRSIYRDIDVLAESGIPLVSATGPNGGISLMEGYTVNLRRLHGEEVVQLFLTGMGMPASGSGETSLLLKSVLLKLEASLPAPYQEDIRTAQRRFLFDATPWWSAQATVPYLETLRTAVWRELKITADYLKVNGEKSLRKLQPYGLIVKQGEWYLAAYCERAGDLRTFKCERFTAVTLLDETYAIPEQFSLQGYWSQAEQAFVLTSRAREFYPVVIRTRVKNEQILQGLEVMNTQSDGEAQLVTVNMYDYSSACARVLPLLVHAEIVGPPELREYFSNQVRMWDKMYNHS, from the coding sequence ATGCGGCTGCACCGACTGATTGCTATACTTTTACTGCTTGAATCCCGGGGCAAAATGAAGGCCAAGGAGCTGGCCGAAGCGCTGGAAACTTCTGTCCGTTCGATCTACAGGGATATTGATGTCCTGGCGGAATCGGGCATTCCACTTGTGTCGGCCACCGGGCCGAACGGCGGGATTTCGCTGATGGAAGGCTATACGGTCAATCTGCGGAGGCTGCATGGGGAAGAGGTGGTCCAGCTCTTTTTGACAGGGATGGGCATGCCGGCCAGCGGTTCAGGAGAGACGAGTCTGCTGCTCAAGAGTGTGCTTTTGAAGCTGGAAGCAAGTTTGCCCGCACCTTACCAGGAGGATATACGTACCGCGCAGCGCCGGTTCCTGTTCGATGCTACGCCGTGGTGGAGCGCTCAGGCAACAGTGCCGTATCTTGAGACTCTGCGCACTGCGGTGTGGCGGGAGCTGAAGATTACGGCAGATTATCTTAAGGTGAATGGGGAGAAATCGCTGCGGAAGCTGCAGCCCTATGGACTGATCGTGAAGCAGGGGGAGTGGTATCTTGCGGCCTATTGCGAGCGGGCAGGTGATCTGCGAACATTCAAATGCGAAAGGTTCACAGCCGTTACCTTGTTGGACGAGACCTATGCCATCCCTGAGCAGTTCTCTCTCCAAGGCTACTGGAGTCAAGCAGAGCAAGCCTTCGTTCTGACCAGCAGAGCGCGGGAGTTCTATCCGGTGGTCATCCGTACTCGCGTTAAGAATGAGCAGATATTGCAGGGGCTGGAGGTCATGAATACCCAATCTGATGGAGAAGCTCAGCTGGTTACGGTGAATATGTATGATTATAGCTCAGCCTGTGCGAGGGTGCTGCCGCTATTGGTTCATGCTGAAATTGTGGGACCGCCGGAGCTGAGAGAGTATTTCAGCAATCAAGTACGAATGTGGGATAAAATGTATAATCACAGTTAG
- a CDS encoding Gfo/Idh/MocA family oxidoreductase: MNIGILGTGFGAYHASLLKQMEFVNQIVVFGRNEAKLLKLKEELGVEITMNAEDILSDPAIDVVDICLPSALHKTYAVEALRRGKHVFCETPVVLEPEEGRELMDAEQRYGRSILVNQFIKFDYAYEYLEQAVREQTYGKLLHLSMRRETAPLWGDLGLPAIAANLMIHELDFVAWLMDSPEPSAVWGTSGGKDGQALVLASFLQPEWSAQLTVSSQMPGSYPFTIGYEAYFAQAKLEFRECSGANGVIQASLAAYTSEGQVSIPLIPSNTYAKSLRHALLSLRDGTNSTLSLRHALKSLNMAFQMTDQLTAGTVAL; this comes from the coding sequence ATGAACATTGGCATATTGGGAACTGGATTCGGGGCGTATCACGCCTCTCTGCTGAAGCAAATGGAGTTCGTGAACCAGATCGTGGTCTTCGGGAGGAATGAGGCCAAGCTGCTGAAGCTGAAGGAAGAGCTCGGGGTAGAGATTACGATGAATGCTGAGGACATTCTGTCTGATCCCGCGATTGACGTAGTGGATATCTGTCTGCCGTCTGCGTTACATAAGACCTATGCGGTAGAGGCGCTGAGACGGGGCAAACATGTTTTTTGTGAGACGCCAGTTGTTCTGGAGCCTGAAGAAGGGCGGGAGCTAATGGACGCTGAACAGCGGTATGGCCGCAGCATCCTCGTTAACCAATTCATCAAATTCGATTATGCCTATGAATACCTGGAACAGGCGGTTCGTGAGCAGACCTACGGGAAGCTACTGCATCTGAGTATGCGCCGGGAGACTGCTCCGCTCTGGGGAGATCTGGGCCTCCCGGCCATCGCTGCCAATCTGATGATTCATGAGCTGGATTTCGTCGCCTGGCTGATGGATTCACCTGAACCTTCTGCGGTCTGGGGGACCTCCGGGGGCAAGGATGGACAGGCGCTGGTCCTGGCCTCCTTCCTGCAGCCCGAGTGGAGTGCACAGCTCACCGTTTCTTCGCAGATGCCGGGGAGTTATCCTTTTACTATCGGGTATGAAGCCTATTTCGCGCAGGCGAAGCTGGAGTTCCGTGAGTGCAGTGGTGCGAATGGGGTGATCCAGGCGAGCCTTGCCGCGTACACTTCCGAGGGACAAGTGTCCATCCCGCTGATTCCGAGTAATACCTATGCCAAAAGCTTGCGCCACGCCCTCTTGAGCCTCAGGGACGGGACAAATTCTACGCTGTCGCTGCGACATGCGCTGAAGTCTCTGAACATGGCCTTCCAAATGACGGATCAGCTTACAGCGGGCACAGTAGCTTTGTGA
- a CDS encoding flavodoxin domain-containing protein yields MSNRILIVYASKYGCTEKAALLLQARLDGAEVVNLRSGKLPDLTGYDTVILGGSIYYGRIRKEMAAFTAQHKQELLTKRLGLYICAGMTGEKGEQELKQAYPGIIYNKALAREIMGDEIYPDRISALDKWVIRMVKGKEHKTGGGLSMDKLERFAHTMAAGG; encoded by the coding sequence ATGAGCAATCGGATCTTGATCGTGTATGCAAGCAAATACGGATGTACTGAAAAAGCCGCTTTACTGCTGCAAGCCAGGCTGGACGGGGCTGAGGTGGTGAATCTGAGATCTGGCAAGTTGCCCGATCTGACTGGCTACGACACAGTAATTTTAGGCGGCTCGATCTACTATGGAAGAATCCGTAAGGAGATGGCTGCATTTACAGCCCAGCACAAGCAAGAGCTTTTAACCAAACGGCTGGGATTGTACATCTGTGCAGGAATGACAGGGGAGAAGGGGGAGCAGGAGCTTAAGCAGGCATATCCCGGGATCATCTACAACAAGGCGCTTGCCAGAGAGATCATGGGCGATGAGATCTACCCGGACCGGATATCTGCGCTGGATAAGTGGGTTATACGTATGGTAAAAGGCAAGGAGCACAAGACAGGAGGCGGGCTGTCCATGGATAAGCTGGAACGCTTCGCGCATACGATGGCGGCAGGCGGGTAG
- a CDS encoding TetR/AcrR family transcriptional regulator: protein MGKAERQEQEREAMRNLILTTAGELLAEKGIRQLSIRKIAERMEYSAGIIYHYFQGKEDIVEQLLQRGYRELMGGLIAGSEASADETSPEERLRRSLRQFIKVTTAEGSQYRSMMLNDSPSVLSHTGVLHQGAALERSGIAGLCDTLRQFSGMASCEQRELELTAQIIWSAAFGLIMRLMVEGNLPEAQKEALINRHIEAMVHIAQGSGD, encoded by the coding sequence ATGGGCAAAGCAGAGAGACAAGAGCAGGAGCGCGAAGCGATGCGTAATCTGATTCTGACTACGGCTGGCGAGCTGTTGGCAGAGAAGGGGATCAGGCAGCTGTCGATCCGCAAAATCGCTGAACGGATGGAGTATTCAGCCGGTATTATTTATCACTATTTTCAGGGGAAAGAGGACATTGTGGAGCAGCTTCTTCAGCGGGGCTACCGGGAGCTAATGGGCGGACTGATTGCCGGATCGGAAGCTTCAGCGGATGAAACCTCTCCAGAAGAGCGCTTAAGACGCTCGCTGAGACAGTTCATTAAGGTCACAACCGCAGAAGGCTCACAGTACCGGAGTATGATGCTGAATGATTCGCCGTCCGTGCTTAGCCACACTGGGGTTTTGCATCAGGGAGCAGCCCTGGAACGCAGCGGGATCGCGGGTCTCTGTGATACGCTCCGTCAATTTAGCGGTATGGCCTCCTGTGAGCAGAGGGAGCTTGAGCTCACCGCCCAAATTATCTGGAGCGCAGCTTTTGGGCTGATTATGAGGCTGATGGTGGAGGGGAATCTGCCTGAGGCGCAGAAGGAGGCTCTGATTAACCGGCACATAGAAGCGATGGTCCATATTGCACAAGGATCGGGGGATTAA
- a CDS encoding GNAT family N-acetyltransferase — protein sequence MELGIELVPKEQKQIISRLMQFYLYDFTRYLELQVDREGLFPSYPGLEAYWSSGKNKFAYLFTVDGNVAGFALIDRLLRDPEGEFYMTEFFVMQRYRRSGVGTWAAHRLFDMFPGSWKVSQIRANTPARDFWHRVIGAYTGGDFQERFNSRQGNPSQYFSTLNTNRVKK from the coding sequence ATGGAACTTGGAATCGAGCTGGTTCCTAAAGAACAGAAGCAGATTATAAGCAGATTGATGCAGTTCTATTTGTATGACTTTACCCGCTACCTGGAGCTGCAGGTGGACCGTGAAGGATTGTTCCCGTCCTATCCCGGACTTGAGGCTTACTGGAGCAGCGGTAAAAATAAATTTGCCTACCTGTTCACCGTAGACGGCAATGTCGCAGGCTTTGCCCTGATCGACCGTCTGTTGCGCGACCCGGAGGGCGAGTTCTATATGACGGAGTTCTTTGTGATGCAGCGCTACCGGCGCAGCGGCGTAGGAACCTGGGCGGCACACCGGCTGTTCGACATGTTCCCCGGCAGCTGGAAGGTGTCGCAGATTCGTGCCAACACCCCCGCGCGGGATTTCTGGCACCGGGTCATCGGAGCGTATACCGGCGGTGATTTCCAGGAGCGGTTCAACTCGCGCCAAGGCAATCCCAGCCAATACTTCAGCACATTAAATACTAACAGAGTTAAGAAATAA
- the xerS gene encoding tyrosine recombinase XerS: MSIQKATDRANLDQRLPQMPWFVQQFIDYKRPDLSPSTLLEYIRDYESFFGWLRGEGLSVAASNADITLLELETLHMDSIVGYRLHLTTRAENANSRVTVSRKLSALRSLFHYLSQIAEDENFYPLLKRNIMAKVEIKRIHKPKDTAAKLKGKILEDEELLEFVGYIYDGYGTDVEANKQAYYSWQLNRERDACIASLILNSGLRVSEVVNLNVDDLDVNNKLLYVFRKGHNDETFKTPVYFREQSKDDLSLYLGLRQSRYKTPKREKALFIALPNGSKEGKRMTKRAIQEMIIKYAKRFGKPYLTVHKLRHSFATDYYLQNDIYRTKEQLGHASTETTEIYAHLTDKTMSEAIERRMDNDPPQ; encoded by the coding sequence ATCAGTATTCAAAAAGCTACCGACCGGGCAAACCTGGATCAGCGGCTGCCGCAGATGCCCTGGTTCGTCCAGCAGTTTATCGACTATAAACGGCCGGATCTGTCCCCCTCCACACTGCTGGAGTATATCCGGGACTATGAATCCTTTTTCGGCTGGCTGCGGGGTGAAGGTCTGTCTGTTGCGGCCAGCAATGCTGACATTACTCTGCTTGAGCTGGAGACCCTGCATATGGACAGCATTGTCGGCTACCGTCTGCACTTGACCACCCGGGCTGAGAATGCCAATTCGCGGGTGACCGTCTCCCGTAAGCTGTCTGCGCTGCGCTCGCTGTTCCATTATCTGAGCCAGATTGCTGAGGATGAGAACTTCTACCCGCTGCTGAAGCGTAACATTATGGCCAAGGTTGAGATCAAGCGCATTCACAAGCCGAAGGATACGGCCGCCAAGCTCAAAGGTAAAATTCTGGAGGACGAAGAACTGCTGGAGTTCGTGGGCTACATTTATGATGGATATGGGACAGATGTGGAAGCCAATAAGCAGGCTTATTATTCTTGGCAGCTCAACCGTGAACGGGATGCCTGTATTGCCAGTCTTATTCTGAATTCCGGCCTGCGCGTCTCCGAGGTGGTCAACCTGAACGTGGATGATCTGGATGTCAACAATAAGCTGCTCTATGTCTTCCGTAAGGGTCATAACGACGAGACCTTCAAGACCCCGGTCTATTTCCGGGAACAGTCGAAGGATGATCTCAGCTTGTATCTAGGCCTCCGCCAGAGCAGGTATAAGACGCCGAAACGGGAAAAAGCCCTCTTCATTGCCCTGCCCAACGGCAGCAAAGAAGGCAAACGGATGACCAAACGGGCGATCCAGGAGATGATCATTAAATACGCCAAACGGTTCGGCAAGCCTTATCTGACGGTGCATAAGCTGCGGCACTCTTTTGCCACCGATTATTACCTGCAGAACGATATTTACCGGACGAAGGAACAACTGGGCCATGCTTCTACGGAGACTACCGAGATCTATGCCCACCTCACGGATAAAACGATGTCTGAGGCGATTGAACGCCGTATGGACAATGACCCGCCGCAGTAA
- a CDS encoding pentapeptide repeat-containing protein, producing MLDNHSFPESHTTNPGLPELQSDCLNCFGLCCAALHFSASSDFAIDKPAGQPCPNLREDFLCGIHTELRERGFRGCTVYDCFGAGQKISNLTYGGRDWRQAPETAGQMFEVLPVMRQLHELLWYLHEALTLRGAETLHDSLNQMLEQTQTLTLLSPEKLLQLEVPVHRAEVNELLLHASELARTAARKQLSPAPKRQKNFGRGADLIGAKLRGADLRCLSLRGAYLIAADLSGADLRFADLIGTDFRDTNLRGADLRGSLFLTQAQLQAAQGSLSTKLPEALRHPEHWA from the coding sequence TTGTTAGACAATCATTCATTTCCTGAATCCCATACTACGAATCCCGGACTGCCGGAGCTGCAATCGGATTGCCTGAACTGCTTCGGACTATGCTGCGCAGCGCTTCATTTCTCTGCTTCCTCAGACTTCGCTATTGACAAGCCTGCCGGACAGCCCTGTCCCAATCTGCGGGAGGACTTCTTATGCGGCATTCATACGGAGCTAAGAGAACGCGGCTTCCGGGGATGTACAGTATACGACTGCTTCGGGGCCGGTCAGAAAATCTCCAATCTGACCTATGGCGGACGCGACTGGCGTCAGGCTCCCGAGACTGCGGGACAGATGTTCGAGGTTCTTCCTGTAATGCGCCAGCTGCATGAGCTGCTATGGTATCTGCACGAGGCACTGACGCTGCGCGGGGCCGAGACCCTGCATGATTCACTTAACCAAATGCTGGAGCAGACGCAGACCCTCACCCTGCTCAGCCCGGAAAAGCTGCTTCAGCTCGAAGTGCCTGTGCACCGCGCTGAAGTCAACGAACTACTGCTGCATGCCAGCGAGCTAGCGCGCACCGCTGCCCGCAAGCAGCTCTCCCCGGCTCCGAAGCGCCAGAAGAACTTCGGACGCGGAGCTGATCTGATTGGGGCCAAGCTGCGCGGGGCCGACCTTCGCTGCCTCAGCTTACGCGGCGCGTATCTGATCGCTGCAGACCTCAGCGGCGCTGACCTGCGGTTCGCCGATCTGATTGGCACAGATTTCCGCGACACGAATCTGCGCGGAGCCGATCTGCGGGGCAGCCTCTTCCTGACTCAGGCGCAGCTGCAAGCTGCGCAAGGCAGCCTGTCCACCAAGCTCCCGGAAGCCTTAAGGCATCCGGAGCACTGGGCTTGA
- a CDS encoding TetR/AcrR family transcriptional regulator — MTPRTKEQNEDIRLRRLVQIRKAAADVFLNKGPLLEIRDVAAEAGLGYGTVYHYYSNKGDLLHDLLWDALDRAAEWLKSPPMAEPELPLKLPLESSAAGVRLLQLWAEDHAIYLLCKQAGEGFPTLPEARSSPLIAGFRREVLTPLSTMLGTGLTEVSVSPERATVDAQHELQHTEMLLAALVGCAALSLRRGQLNEDATEIVRVLKL, encoded by the coding sequence ATGACTCCCCGCACGAAGGAACAGAACGAAGATATCCGGCTGCGGCGGCTGGTGCAGATCCGCAAAGCAGCAGCGGACGTATTTTTGAATAAAGGGCCTCTATTAGAAATCCGGGATGTGGCTGCGGAGGCCGGTCTCGGTTATGGTACGGTCTATCATTATTACAGCAATAAGGGCGATTTGCTTCACGACTTGTTATGGGATGCGCTCGACCGGGCAGCGGAATGGCTGAAGTCTCCGCCTATGGCAGAGCCGGAGCTACCGTTAAAGCTCCCGCTGGAGAGCTCTGCCGCCGGGGTGCGGCTATTGCAGCTATGGGCGGAAGATCACGCTATCTATCTGTTGTGTAAGCAGGCGGGTGAGGGATTCCCTACCCTGCCTGAAGCCCGCTCTTCCCCGCTCATTGCCGGGTTCCGCCGGGAGGTGCTGACCCCGCTGTCCACGATGCTTGGCACCGGACTTACGGAGGTCTCAGTGTCTCCTGAGCGAGCAACTGTCGATGCGCAGCATGAATTACAGCACACAGAGATGCTGCTAGCTGCTCTGGTCGGCTGTGCTGCATTGTCCCTCCGCAGAGGGCAGCTGAATGAAGATGCAACGGAGATCGTCAGAGTTCTGAAACTATAA
- the map gene encoding type I methionyl aminopeptidase, producing the protein MIILKSPREIEEMKQASQIVADCYREVSKHIVPGITTLEINDFVAKHITQLGGKQFTKGYNGFPAETCISINDVVAHGIPSSKRVVKEGDLLKLDIVAQYGGWFGDSCMSYAVGEIGPEAQRLMQVTKECLDLGIARAVPGGRLGDITSAIQQHAEAHGYSVVRDLLAHGIGRSLHEEPSYVHIGTAGKGIRLKEGMVFTIEPMINEGTYEITIDDDEWTARTADGKLSAQYEHTIAITADGPLILTAQ; encoded by the coding sequence ATGATTATTCTTAAATCCCCCAGAGAAATTGAAGAGATGAAGCAAGCCAGCCAAATTGTTGCCGATTGCTACCGCGAGGTGTCCAAACACATTGTACCTGGAATCACTACGCTTGAAATTAATGATTTTGTGGCCAAACATATCACCCAGCTCGGCGGCAAGCAATTCACCAAAGGCTACAACGGATTCCCTGCCGAGACCTGCATATCTATTAATGATGTGGTTGCTCACGGGATTCCATCCAGCAAACGGGTCGTGAAGGAAGGTGACTTGCTGAAGCTGGATATTGTGGCGCAATACGGAGGTTGGTTCGGAGATTCGTGCATGAGCTACGCTGTGGGTGAGATCGGGCCGGAGGCGCAGAGATTAATGCAGGTTACGAAGGAATGCCTCGACCTGGGCATTGCCCGGGCTGTTCCGGGAGGACGGCTGGGTGACATCACATCGGCTATCCAGCAGCATGCCGAAGCACACGGTTATTCCGTCGTGCGTGATCTGTTGGCGCATGGCATCGGACGAAGCCTCCATGAGGAGCCGAGCTATGTACACATCGGCACTGCTGGCAAAGGCATCCGCCTCAAAGAAGGCATGGTATTTACGATTGAGCCGATGATTAACGAAGGCACATACGAGATCACCATCGACGATGATGAATGGACCGCGAGAACGGCTGACGGCAAGCTCTCCGCACAGTATGAACATACCATTGCAATTACTGCAGATGGACCTTTAATTTTAACGGCACAGTAA
- the glp gene encoding gephyrin-like molybdotransferase Glp: MTNEYSNDKFQRAALQVAEAQGRLKPYAALLAQEAVPLHLSSGRYLAESAHAPHPFPAFDRSSMDGFAVIAADTLAAGEPDTVWLEVVDVIPCGAVASREITAGTAARIMTGAQIPGGADTVIMMEATESRMEGGVTYVGIRKPQERGLHITPCGLELRTGDPVLLEGTLIGAGEIAVLAALGVPEVPVRRRPKVAVFATGTELLEVDEPLVPGKIRNSNSPMLEALIREAGGEPVMLGAIIDDMELARSKVQMALESYDLVITTGGVSVGDYDIMGDLVREQSGEMLFNKIAMRPGSVTTAAVRGGSILLALSGNPGACFVGFQLFARPVIGLMQGAAQPYLPEWTAVLGEDYKRANSFTRYVRARLEIREAVLYAYPAAVDESSVTVTIKDSDCLIVIPPDSGQLSAGDKVTVLKLPGEIRG, from the coding sequence GTGACAAACGAATACAGTAATGATAAATTTCAGCGGGCAGCGCTTCAAGTTGCAGAGGCGCAAGGCAGGCTGAAGCCTTATGCTGCGCTGCTTGCACAGGAAGCTGTACCCCTGCATCTCAGCAGCGGGCGTTATCTGGCTGAGTCTGCACATGCACCGCATCCTTTTCCGGCGTTTGACCGCTCCAGCATGGACGGCTTTGCCGTGATTGCGGCAGACACTTTAGCGGCAGGAGAACCTGACACGGTATGGCTTGAAGTCGTAGATGTCATTCCCTGCGGCGCAGTAGCCTCCAGAGAGATTACAGCAGGTACTGCTGCGCGCATTATGACGGGAGCGCAGATTCCAGGCGGCGCAGATACAGTGATTATGATGGAAGCTACGGAGAGCCGGATGGAAGGCGGAGTTACCTATGTCGGTATTCGCAAGCCGCAAGAGCGGGGGCTGCATATTACCCCTTGCGGGTTAGAGCTTAGAACAGGTGATCCAGTGCTTCTTGAAGGGACTCTAATCGGCGCTGGTGAAATTGCTGTTCTGGCAGCGCTCGGGGTGCCGGAGGTTCCGGTCCGCCGCAGACCCAAGGTAGCGGTCTTCGCTACCGGAACTGAACTGCTGGAGGTGGACGAGCCGTTAGTCCCGGGCAAAATCCGCAACAGCAACTCCCCCATGCTGGAGGCGCTAATCCGGGAGGCGGGCGGTGAGCCCGTGATGCTGGGAGCGATCATCGATGATATGGAGCTGGCCCGCAGTAAGGTGCAGATGGCCCTGGAGAGCTATGATCTGGTGATTACTACCGGCGGCGTATCTGTCGGTGATTATGATATTATGGGGGATTTGGTCCGTGAGCAGAGCGGAGAGATGCTGTTCAATAAAATAGCCATGCGCCCCGGCAGCGTCACTACAGCAGCCGTTCGCGGCGGGAGCATCCTGCTCGCCTTATCCGGCAATCCGGGCGCCTGTTTCGTAGGATTCCAGCTGTTTGCCCGTCCGGTCATCGGGCTGATGCAGGGTGCAGCCCAGCCGTATCTGCCCGAGTGGACCGCGGTGCTGGGTGAAGATTATAAGCGGGCCAACAGCTTCACCCGCTATGTCCGCGCCCGTCTGGAGATCCGCGAAGCAGTGCTCTATGCTTATCCAGCCGCTGTAGACGAGTCATCCGTCACGGTTACGATCAAAGACAGCGATTGCCTGATCGTCATCCCGCCGGACAGCGGACAATTATCTGCTGGTGACAAGGTAACTGTGCTGAAGCTGCCTGGTGAGATCAGGGGATGA
- a CDS encoding DUF4178 domain-containing protein, with translation MGLWKRIGNLFSKPEAPKAPASMLTLSPGDICEVSLVTYEVTGRTKTSGRNAVVLTLRDGSRIAYLYIEEREELQYRLYHPIDGRLDSPSEVPATLELDDRTFYLEEEYEGYAAVTGQTPYMNGGEQHVWQYQSDDSRLLRVEWQNGRFMLYEGESVLSADVRVIRAS, from the coding sequence TTGGGTCTTTGGAAAAGAATCGGCAATCTGTTCTCGAAGCCGGAGGCGCCTAAAGCGCCCGCAAGCATGCTGACCCTGTCTCCCGGAGATATCTGTGAGGTCTCCCTGGTCACCTATGAAGTGACGGGCCGGACGAAGACGAGCGGCCGGAATGCAGTCGTACTGACGCTGCGCGACGGGAGCCGGATCGCCTATCTGTATATAGAAGAGCGGGAAGAGCTGCAATACAGATTGTATCACCCGATCGACGGGCGTCTGGACAGTCCTTCCGAGGTTCCGGCTACCCTGGAGCTGGATGACCGGACCTTTTATCTGGAAGAAGAATATGAAGGATATGCCGCCGTTACCGGACAGACGCCTTATATGAACGGCGGGGAGCAGCATGTCTGGCAATACCAGTCGGATGATTCGCGGCTGCTGCGCGTGGAATGGCAGAATGGACGGTTCATGCTCTATGAGGGTGAAAGTGTCCTTTCGGCTGATGTCAGAGTGATCCGCGCGTCATAA
- a CDS encoding DUF350 domain-containing protein, producing MDFDTLVSMVVWTVSGAVLLCVLMLVDSLFTRYNDMEELKAGNMAVTTRLVLKLLSQGYILSASIAAANRLGTALIVSIVSFVLLFVLEKTVEQLLSRWGNLELDHGTQLGKVGYGLMAGSLHVTGALIIAAFIRG from the coding sequence ATGGATTTCGATACCCTGGTGTCCATGGTAGTATGGACGGTCAGCGGCGCAGTGCTGCTGTGTGTGCTGATGCTCGTGGATTCGCTGTTTACCCGTTATAATGATATGGAAGAGCTGAAGGCGGGGAACATGGCTGTGACTACCCGGCTGGTGTTGAAGCTGCTGTCACAAGGCTATATTTTATCGGCATCCATTGCTGCGGCGAACCGGCTCGGGACCGCCCTTATAGTCTCTATAGTATCTTTTGTCCTGTTATTCGTGCTGGAGAAGACGGTAGAGCAGCTCCTGAGCCGGTGGGGGAACCTTGAACTGGATCATGGCACCCAGCTTGGCAAGGTCGGCTACGGCCTGATGGCAGGCTCGCTGCATGTGACCGGAGCATTGATTATTGCGGCCTTTATTCGCGGATAA
- a CDS encoding PspA/IM30 family protein, whose amino-acid sequence MSIFKRLRDLTMSNVNAIIDKAEDPVKMTDQYIRDMTEDLEDAEKAVAAQIAIEKKFKQLYEEQEALVNKRNQQAHAAAQAGNADLARRALEEKKSAEAKLVEYKASFDQNKASADNLRGKLDEMRKQLTQMKNKRETLVARYNAAKAQTEINKAMSGFSSDSASAGLKRMEDKMLQAEAQAEASNEMSSGNKSLDDEFEKLGKDQAVEDELAALMKQYEKQ is encoded by the coding sequence ATGTCTATATTTAAAAGATTGCGTGATCTGACCATGTCCAATGTGAATGCGATTATTGATAAAGCAGAAGATCCGGTTAAAATGACCGACCAGTACATCCGTGACATGACGGAGGATCTGGAGGATGCCGAGAAAGCGGTAGCTGCCCAGATCGCTATTGAGAAGAAATTCAAACAATTGTACGAAGAGCAGGAAGCGCTGGTGAACAAGCGTAATCAGCAAGCTCATGCAGCCGCTCAGGCCGGTAATGCCGATCTGGCCCGCCGTGCTCTTGAAGAGAAGAAATCGGCTGAAGCCAAGCTTGTAGAGTACAAGGCCAGCTTCGACCAGAACAAGGCTTCCGCAGACAATCTGCGCGGCAAGCTCGACGAAATGCGCAAACAGCTTACCCAGATGAAAAACAAGCGGGAGACACTCGTTGCCCGTTACAACGCTGCGAAGGCGCAGACCGAAATCAACAAAGCGATGAGCGGCTTCAGCTCCGACTCCGCTTCTGCCGGACTCAAACGGATGGAAGACAAGATGCTGCAGGCCGAAGCACAGGCAGAAGCCAGCAACGAGATGAGCTCGGGCAACAAATCGCTGGATGATGAGTTCGAGAAACTGGGCAAAGACCAGGCGGTTGAAGATGAGCTGGCTGCGCTGATGAAGCAATACGAGAAACAATAA